Part of the Arachis hypogaea cultivar Tifrunner chromosome 6, arahy.Tifrunner.gnm2.J5K5, whole genome shotgun sequence genome, AATTTTCAAACATTTGCAGCTAATTGAAGAATCTGATAGCACATAGATGGAGTATTTACAGGTTAACTACATTAAGAGTGCTCGAAAAGTGCAAACAATATTACAAAACATGACTATGACTCAAGAACAGCTCCTTCAACGATTTTCCAACCTGAATCTGAATAAGACATCACATATCTTGTTGTGTAGGTTTTGCTGCTTGAAGCATTGTGCTGCGGATGACCTACAGCATTGAGGTGGGTTGACTCTTTGAGAGTTGTCTCGACCACCGCACGCCGCCCATTCTGGGATATAGTCACGCTATCGATGCTGAGGTCCTCCAACGTGTAGTTATAGGACCAATCACGCTCTGCAATCTCGGATGCCCGATCGGACCATATCTTCAACATCTCGTGATCAAGTACCTATAGCATATCTTAAATTCAGCAAAACTTGACATATATGAAGATGAAAATTAAGGAAATCACTGTAGAATTTCAAGTTGTCTAGGATAAAATCGTATTGATTAGTCTACAATGATCTTCTTTTAAAGCACTTCCTCAAAATCGCAAGATTTTCAGCATATTGGTCATGTTTTTGTAAAGTTGTGATTATCATCTCCATTTTCATAAGGACCAAATTAATTCTTTACCTCTGGCAATTTTTCGAGGCAATGTTTGGGTCCAAAAGCTTGGGATTTAATGTTCTGCCAATTGCGAACCACAGCTTCAGCAACCCTTGCATCCATTTTCGGAAGTTGCTCTTCTAATTCTTCACCTCCCGAGGAACCTGTGCAGATAAATATGTATTATACGCACCATGCAATAATTGCTAGAAGTTAACTATGaacttttgaaatcaaatttctgaTCAGCAGTAACTGAATCATTCAGATGATAATTCATGATGGAAATCAATTTGTAATTGTGATCCTAATTGCGGGTGTCTCTAAAGGTAATACCTATGTTGACAGTATCTGATGCCAGTGCCGAACCAGTTGTTTTGCGTATGGTGGGTGAGCCATGCCTAGCAGCAGGTATAAACTTCAAGCCAACCACAGTCACGAGTCCAATCACAACGCCAGCACACATGATCTTCACAGTTGCATCTTTAATTTTGTCAGTAATTATCTCACCACCACTTATCTCAGAAGGTTTTCTTGTTCCAGAAACCTCAATACCAGTCGAAGTATCTTGATCTGGTGAAATTAAAAGATTCTCACTTTCAGAAAGATTGAAATATTCCTTCCCGTCATTCTCTTGAATTTTCACAATTTCATCTTCATAACCAACAGGAAACACCTTCTTCAATGCATTCATTGCACTATCCTTGACATGACCAATAACAGCCGTAGCCTCAGCTCCGATTTTCACTATGGCTGCTGCAGCAGCCAAGGGTGAATGCCCAACACTCTCCAGCCTCTCTAGATACCTGAGCACTGTAGGGTCATCATAGTAATCTCCAAGCTTGAATGTTATCTCTTTAGTATCTCTAAATCTCGGAAAAACTACTTCCATCAACCATGCCTCTAACAATCTGCAGAGTCCAGGAAGATCACTGTCTTCATCACCCTTGGCATTTTCCATTACAAATTCTACAATGGATGAATTTCTATATGGAGAGCTCTCACTGTCTAGTCCCAACCATGATCGACACTGATCTAGCTCCCCAACAAGCAAGGCACAGAGGCCCCTTTCTAAAGCAAAATCAACCTCTCTCTTTGGAGCATTAATAGAGGCAGCATGTCTCATAGTTGTTACCTTTGTTTGTTGAAGTTGTTGGAATAAGTTATCCGCATCTTGGATAAGATGTGGCTTTTTACCTACAAAGGCTTGCGCAACGAGCGCAAGTGCCACCCCATATGCTTCAAAACTTTCAGCTGGTatattacttggtgtggccaCAAAAAGATCAACCTTCAAAGAATATTGAAGgtaaaaggaaacaagatgaagagAAATTTTTCAAATATAAACATGAAGAGAACATtacagaaaaatatgcaaaacaaCAATGCAAGAATACCTGTTCAACTGCTGTCATATGTAAAAAAGCCTCATTCATGAAGTCCTCACGTGTGAAACCCCCAGCAATTACTGCCGCACCACCTCCTCCAACAGCCCACAAAATATTGCGGACACCCTGCAGACCTTCATCCCTTCGTGCTCGATGTTCTTCATCAAGGGGCAAGGATAGAAGTTCCAAAACACAGCGTGGGGTTATCTCCTCCAGTGTCTCGTCGATTTGTGCTTGTAAATCTGGTGCTAGGCTGCTTGCTCCTTCTTCCTACATAATCAAGTTCGCAGAGAGCACTTTGTATCAGAACTGTATTTTatattgtgtcaaattttaaatcaTCAATGTTTATACAAAACCTAATTGAACATTATAACAACTATACAGTGGCTTGCATTGCCATGATTAATCCTGTCAGTGTCAAACCAAATTCCACACATCCCTATTGATATAATTAGAAGCATTGACTTAAAAAAAGTCAAATCATCTGAAACCAATATTGTTTGGAAAATGGCAAATTTTTAGGATACAGCAATCGAGAAACAAAAAAACGATCATCCATAGCCATGGAACTATCATATTCACCTGCAAAAGTTTCAATGCCCTCTCAAGCATCTCACATGCAGTAATGAAATCGGGAGTAGTAAAGGCCATAGCATCCCTCGAGATGTCAACATAAGCGAGCGACATGGCCAACACGACATCTTGCTTGAACGACTTGGGCAATCTCTCTCTCAGTAAGCCCTGCCCAATCTGAAGCACCAACTCGGTCTCCCCAGCTTCCTGCAGCACGCAGAGAGCTCCAGGAACCTGCAAAAAACCCATCACTGCCTTCTTATGCAATTGAACAAATTAAGCCAAAAACAACATGGGGTCACCTATACATACGCTCCACTTGTAAAACACATGTACTGTGATAAGGGGGAAACTTTTGAcatataatattcaaaattttgTGCATTCCTTCCATATACATAGAACCATACTCCAATACTCCATCCATTCCACAACATTTATTCTTTCAATCTTTATGCATATCAATAAAAACTTGCtttgataatattaatagcaaAACATGACCTGATTCTACCCCAAAAACAAAAATCCTGAATTGAAATTATAACCTCATTTATATTCTCTATTTACACTCCATTAACAAGCACAattaaagtaagaataaaaaccATGAGTCTTTGCCGCTGGTATACTAACCCGACTGGAGGAACTATAACTGCTTCTCTCAATACAGTTCTATATACATCCAAGGGCTCGAACTCGAGACAAAGGGGATAAGGATGAGCCTACCACCACTTGAAAATCACTAATGTACTATGCAGCAAAAATTAAACTATTTCCCACTAGCTGAAGATGATATCTAATGTTTTAATCTAGTGAATAAGAACTACCTGAACAGTTTAAAAAGCGAAGTTGCATTAACAAACAAACAGCATTATCGAACTCTCAAGTCAAGCCAAGTCAAGTCATAAACTCCAAGTTTACGATTCAAGATTAGCTGAGCTTCAATTATAAAATGACCTTATCGAAAGGGACTTGAGTGAAAACGGTGGCGTCTTCATCTTCAACGAGTCCCTGGTTGTACTCTCTGCGGGAAGCAGGGTCAGCTAGGGTTTCACAAGCAGCTTGGAGAATCTGGCGGCGGCTGATTAACGCTTCGTTGCTGAACGCATACTGCGGTGGCTTCGAGAAACGCGCCTCGTACGCGCGTCGAATACCGTCGCCAAGGAAATGTGTTTCGGCGCCGAGGATTCTGTAGAAGTCGAGAGGAATCGAGAGGAACCGCTGCTCAGGCGGAGAATCGTAGCGTGGAGGGCTGAGAGTAGCGGATGCGGCGGCAGAGGAGGAGTAGTGATGGTCGGAGTCGCCGATGAATTGGAAGTCGGAGATGAGGCGCTCCGCCCATTTACTGGCGGAGGATGAGAAAGTGAGGCGGGTGCGGCGTTGTGAAGAGTGGAGGAGTGGCGGGGCGCAGAGGCCAACGCCAATGCGAGGGAGTAAAGCATTAGCTTCCATTGTGGGCAGctctgtttgtttttttttttttttttttctgttttgagCTTAAAACCCTGCGCAGATTTTGGTCTGTTTCTATGAAACCCTCACTCATAACTTGAAATTCCCAAGTCTCAACAATAGCTTCCGTTGTAGTCTAGTTGGTCAGGATATTCGGCTCTCACCCGAAAGACCCGGGTTCAAGTCCCGGCAACGGaatttcttctactatttttcaCTTAGTTTTAGTATATACATAACATTTTTACTATGCATTTTATCATTTTATGAGAAATTGTTTGTAGGACGTACTTCTCTTGTAGTTATTTCTATTCTATATACATATACTATATGCTATATGGTGATAAATTAGTTAATGTATTTTAGAATGGTGAATTcaagggggaggggaggggggttTAAAAAAGTTGATTCTACCACTATTCTTGCTGTGGTCCAAATTTGATATTGGTGCCAAAGTTAACTTAGATTAGATCGATGAAATTTTAAATGATTGAGTAGGGTTGTTGTATCTCTTTCAGATTCAATGCAAACTAGATTTTACAATCATGTCAACAGAGGAAAAAGACAGGTGTAATGAGTTCTTAATTTATATTACAACATAGGCTATCACTTTCTCATTTATAGTACAAACTATACAGAAGAACAACCTTAATATTACAAAGTTTAATTCAGCACATCTTTCAGTAATCAAATTCATGACACAGGTTGTGTTCCTTGTAATTGCTGTTACAACTACAATTTAACATGGCTTCATTAACCCATggaatttaatttgtaataactttacttgacaaataataataaaattctagaCAGCATGCACAAGATTATGGCCTATGCAGAGGTTAACCCGTCCGGAAGGGACTCGCTATCGGGATTCGGACTAAGAAACCTACGACAAGCATAGAACACAGCTGAATGGAAGCCACTTGGGTTGTCAATGAACACAAAATGACCAGCCTGCAAAAAATAACCAAATTTCTCAGCTCAAAAATATAGAGTAAATTATACTAACCTCTCAAATGTTATGTTTACAACAGAGGTTAGGTCCTGTTTGAAAATTGTCTTAACTCTtaacaaaagaatttaaaaacacTGAAACacataaacctttttgaaaaaggTGACAAATACAAAAATAGACAATGTTTTTATCCTTAAACAAAATTTGTCCAAACAATGATGACAAGGATCTTTGTCTCACTATGTATGTATTTTCTGTCATGAGACATTAACCAAACAAAGTGTCACGTTTTGCAAAACATAAGAGTGACAAGTGTCATATAACCCGAATCCTTCCGCCTGTTTCTTATATGCACCATGGAGTAAGGGTGATTTTAAATAAGGATTTTTTATTCcctggaggaggatagaatgtcACCATCCTAGGTTGGTTAGTGtataattttacaaataaaaaagggGTTGTGTGTAATATTTCCTAACCATAAGGGAGGTCAGTGTAATTTACCTTATCCAAATTCAAAACAACATTCAAAATGGGTTTTCATTGTTTGGGGACAAGGAGAAAGTGATGGTACCTGGGGAACTCTAATGATTTCACATGGAACCTTCATCTGGTCGCGCGCTTCTTGGGCACCCTCGTAATTCATCCAATCTTGGATACCATATATGAAAGTGGTGGGCACCTTCCACTCTAAAGCCCTGAAACACCAAAAAAATTCCATTTATCCGAGATCTAGGCATAGGTAGGAATCCATTCGAAAATTGAATTCTTTATCGCGTGAGAAAAAAGAATCCAAAGAGGCAGAAAATGGAGGTTATAGCATTATCCTAACTCCTAATAGCAAGTGGAAATTTGAACCTATAGAGATATGAAGCCATATCATACTTTGCAAGTTAATCATCAAAGATATTTATTGAATCAACTTTTTTACCTCATTTAATTTTTACAATGATATTTATGAGAATTTTTGGGAATGGTGTATCATTACTGTCTTTGCAACCCCTTTAGAGTCAATTTCCCTTGTGGCCTCTTACTTTTTCCTATGAATTCCCCTATTTCATAGGGGTTTTGCAAACAAAAGCCTTATGAGCActatttaaatttctaaaaagaattactaagttttaaattttcaatgcATTGAAGACATCAGAAGCTTCCAAAGTTTATCTTTTCTATGAGCCACGCAATAGTAAATATAGAACATGGAATCAAGTTATAAATACTATAATctaaaatccaaataacctttCATTCTCAACTACTAACATTTTTGAAGTAATAAAGCAGAAAGGAATGAATAATTCGATAATCAACAGCAGGAGAATGATCATCAAACCTGTGAAGAAGGGGCATCCTAGCAAATGCTCCAAACGAAAATATATGTTTGAGGCACAGCTCACCGCTAGCTTTAGCCGCTAGAGTATGGTAAACATAATCttcaatagtaaaaataaatacataattagaaTATAATCTTACATCTTTAACACATATTAATAGGTTATATCAGATCATACCTGTTAGCAAACTGGTTTCAGTTTCATTCAGCATTTCACCAGTTGTATGAGTAACAAACCTAGCACTTGTATACCTGCGCACCATATCAGGACCCCAAGGACCTAAACCTCTGCGACAAACATATGTAGAATATCAATTAGAGATTTATCTGAAAAAATATCTGTCATTTTGAGGGAAGGGATACAAAGAACACTAACTCTATCGTAAAACTAATTCAAGCgaaattaaatgataaaactGATATACAGGATGAAGAAATAGGGACAAAGTAGTGTACCTAATAATAGTTTGAGGTGTAAAGTTAGATTCCCATATCTGGTTCAAAATTGATCCTTTCCATGTTGATAAGAACTTTGTAATCCTCTCTGTTTCTTGTGAAAAACCAGCAGGTCCCACCAAAATCAAGTGCTTAACATGCTCCGGGTGCTATTCATAAGAATAAATATTAGGATATAGTCATATATACCATAATTctttttaaaaaggaaaaagcaAAGAAAACCAAATTAGAGTCATTTTAGTACACTGTAGAAAGACATTAACCTTAAGTGCATACTTGGAAGCAACATAACCACCAAAAGAATGCCCGAGCAATATAAAATTGCTAAGGTTTTTGGCTTTTCTCCATTCCTCAAAAGAATCGATGAACCATGCTTCAGTTTCTGCATGGTCAAGCAACAAAGATTAAGTATTTTGCTACTCATACTTTCAACTTAGGCAACAAGAATGAAACTTTTTCTATTCGAATTTCGAAATCAACTTTAGCATCAACCTTCAGTGCTTTTGCATGTAAAGTCAGGCCTGCTAGATCCACCCCAACTGACAAAAACGTTTCAATGCAACTAGTTAGAGCAAAACACAGGCCTCAATTTGAAACAACACTACTTCCCTCAAATTTAATCATAAAGGGGGTGTTTGCGAGCTTGAGTCTTTTAGGGGAAGAGAAGAACTTGAGTAGTAAAAGGATACTTCCTTTTACACTTCGAGTCCTTCACTTTCCTTCCCCTCCAAAATCAAAACTCACAATGACCCCGTAAAGCACAAAGCACTAAAAACATCAGTAGGATCACACTCAGATACAACATACAAGCATATCTCACTCACCCAAGTTGATCAATAGCAATGACCCTAAATCGATTAGCTAGAGCATCGAAATTTCGAAAGAAGAAACCCTGTGAAGCTGCATATCCATGAACCATGACAAGGGTAGGAGCATCATCTTTACTATCAAATGTAACGGTGTTAATAAACCGTGGCTCATTGCTCACTGAACCAAACCATCTAACTCTAGAATTTGGTGGACCAGTGCCTATATTAACCTTTTCTTGGACATATGGAGTCCTGCCGcaccaaaaaaaaagagaggaacaATTTTAGTCAAAAAAATTTCGAAGTGCTGTTGGATCAAGTTGTAACATCAAAACAACGGGAAAAAAGGGATTTTTTTTTCCCTGATATTCTCATTGAAGAGTTTATTCAAACACAAGCTATGCATACTTTACAAACATAACAATCAAATGCACCCTAAACAGTATTTATCAAATTCATCTCAAAGAAATGGATTAGATTAGACCAACATACAAATTAAGACCGGGGAAAATCGTAAAAGATTCAACTTTTAAGCAGAGGAGTAAGTAACAGAAGCTAAGAAGAAAAGGGTTTATGAGATGGATACTTGACGAGAGAGAGAAGGCGCTTCTCGGCATTGATGATGTGGTCGGTGGAAGTTGGAATCCAACGTAAGAGAGAAGGCCAAAAACGCGGCGTTTCGGTGGAGGAAGTGGTTGCGGTTGCTGATTTGCCAAATTCTTCGACCATTTTTCTCGACAACCAACGAGACCGAATCGTGTTCATAAGTCTCTTCAAATTGCAAGTGTGTTCTGTCTGTGTTTAACAGTAACTATGctatatttgagaaaaaaattgaattggatgATGTTAGAAGCAATAGTAATAGCAAAAGCGTATTCTATTTGTTAGTGTATGCGTGATTCTGTTAAATTTCAACGATGGGAAgcagaggaaagaaagaagaaagaaggggcaAGAAGTTGGAACttggagagaaagaaaaaaaaatagaaaaagaaaagaaaagagaagtttGGTCCAATTATTAGAGGGAGGAAGAGAAGACAGAAGAGGGGTGCTTACGCGGGCAATGACGGTTGTGACGGGTACCCATTACGTGGAGAATCGTAGCCACTAATTTTACTCTCTCTCTTATTGTGG contains:
- the LOC112696351 gene encoding protein ACCUMULATION AND REPLICATION OF CHLOROPLASTS 6, chloroplastic, producing MEANALLPRIGVGLCAPPLLHSSQRRTRLTFSSSASKWAERLISDFQFIGDSDHHYSSSAAASATLSPPRYDSPPEQRFLSIPLDFYRILGAETHFLGDGIRRAYEARFSKPPQYAFSNEALISRRQILQAACETLADPASRREYNQGLVEDEDATVFTQVPFDKVPGALCVLQEAGETELVLQIGQGLLRERLPKSFKQDVVLAMSLAYVDISRDAMAFTTPDFITACEMLERALKLLQEEGASSLAPDLQAQIDETLEEITPRCVLELLSLPLDEEHRARRDEGLQGVRNILWAVGGGGAAVIAGGFTREDFMNEAFLHMTAVEQVDLFVATPSNIPAESFEAYGVALALVAQAFVGKKPHLIQDADNLFQQLQQTKVTTMRHAASINAPKREVDFALERGLCALLVGELDQCRSWLGLDSESSPYRNSSIVEFVMENAKGDEDSDLPGLCRLLEAWLMEVVFPRFRDTKEITFKLGDYYDDPTVLRYLERLESVGHSPLAAAAAIVKIGAEATAVIGHVKDSAMNALKKVFPVGYEDEIVKIQENDGKEYFNLSESENLLISPDQDTSTGIEVSGTRKPSEISGGEIITDKIKDATVKIMCAGVVIGLVTVVGLKFIPAARHGSPTIRKTTGSALASDTVNIGSSGGEELEEQLPKMDARVAEAVVRNWQNIKSQAFGPKHCLEKLPEVLDHEMLKIWSDRASEIAERDWSYNYTLEDLSIDSVTISQNGRRAVVETTLKESTHLNAVGHPQHNASSSKTYTTRYVMSYSDSGWKIVEGAVLES
- the LOC112696352 gene encoding probable 1-acylglycerol-3-phosphate O-acyltransferase; this translates as MNTIRSRWLSRKMVEEFGKSATATTSSTETPRFWPSLLRWIPTSTDHIINAEKRLLSLVKTPYVQEKVNIGTGPPNSRVRWFGSVSNEPRFINTVTFDSKDDAPTLVMVHGYAASQGFFFRNFDALANRFRVIAIDQLGWGGSSRPDFTCKSTEETEAWFIDSFEEWRKAKNLSNFILLGHSFGGYVASKYALKHPEHVKHLILVGPAGFSQETERITKFLSTWKGSILNQIWESNFTPQTIIRGLGPWGPDMVRRYTSARFVTHTTGEMLNETETSLLTDYVYHTLAAKASGELCLKHIFSFGAFARMPLLHRALEWKVPTTFIYGIQDWMNYEGAQEARDQMKVPCEIIRVPQAGHFVFIDNPSGFHSAVFYACRRFLSPNPDSESLPDGLTSA